A DNA window from Thiovulum sp. ES contains the following coding sequences:
- a CDS encoding putative nucleic acid-binding protein, contains PIN domain (PFAM: PIN domain) → MYLLDTNTVIYFFKGDGEVAKNLFQKSPKDIFIPSIVIYELEVGINKSSNPYKRKEQLKTFLSQIQAIDFGQKEAKESAKIRAELEKAGTPIGAIDNLIAGCSRANSLILITRNIREFERVKNLQIENWY, encoded by the coding sequence ATGTATCTTCTTGACACAAACACAGTGATCTATTTTTTTAAAGGAGATGGTGAAGTTGCAAAAAATCTCTTTCAAAAATCTCCAAAAGATATTTTTATTCCCTCAATTGTCATTTATGAATTAGAGGTTGGAATTAACAAATCATCAAATCCGTACAAAAGAAAAGAGCAATTAAAAACTTTTTTGTCTCAAATTCAAGCTATCGATTTCGGTCAAAAAGAGGCGAAAGAGTCAGCTAAAATTCGTGCTGAACTTGAAAAGGCAGGAACTCCAATAGGGGCAATTGATAATCTTATTGCTGGTTGCTCTCGTGCAAACAGTTTGATTTTAATCACTCGAAACATTCGAGAATTTGAGAGAGTCAAAAATTTACAAATAGAAAATTGGTATTAA